The following proteins come from a genomic window of Anopheles ziemanni chromosome 3, idAnoZiCoDA_A2_x.2, whole genome shotgun sequence:
- the LOC131286535 gene encoding mitotic checkpoint protein BUB3-like, with translation MARKAEIQIQSPPADVISAVKFAPKTNQFILVSSWDTSVRLYDVVNNTLRHKFFHTSPVLDCAFLDSVKTVSGGLDNTVKLYDWNTHIEQDLGTHNAAVRCVEYASMVNGVLTGSWDRTVKFWDARGKECIGTYDQSAGKVYGMSCVEERLVVATSDRKVLIWDLRHMGNYVERRESSLKYQTRTVRCFPNKVGYVMSSIEGRVALEYFDPDPEVQKKKFAFKCHRSKENNVELVYPVNAISFHNGYNTFATGGSDGYVNIWDGFEKKRLCQFHLYDSSISSLCFSDDGSALAIACSYMDEAEQPPEPYPDPTLYVRFVSEQEARPKKS, from the exons ATGGCCCGAAAAGCGGAAATACAAATTCAAAGCCCTCCCGCCGACGTGATCTCTGCGGTCAAGTTTGCACCGAAAACAAACCAGTTCATTCTCGTGTCCTCCTGGGACACCAGCGTCCGTTTGTACGATGTGGTCAACAATACGCTGCGACACAAGTTTTTCCACACCTCGCCGGTGCTGGACTGCGCGTTTCTG GACTCGGTGAAAACGGTTAGCGGTGGATTGGACAACACGGTCAAGTTGTACGATTGGAACACGCACATCGAGCAAGACCTCGGGACGCATAATGCGGCGGTGCGGTGCGTGGAGTACGCGTCGATGGTCAACGGTGTGCTGACGGGAAGTTGGGACCGTACGGTGAAGTTTTGGGATGCGCGTGGAAAAGAATGCATCGGGACGTACGATCAGAGCGCGGGCAAGGTTTACGGCATGAGCTGCGTCGAAGAGCGGCTCGTTGTGGCAACCTCCGATCGGAAGGTGTTGATCTGGGACCTCCGCCATATGGGCAACTACGTGGAGCGACGCGAATCATCGCTCAAGTACCAAACGCGCACGGTTCGCTGCTTCCCGAACAAGGTAGGATATGTGATGAGTTCGATCGAGGGTCGTGTCGCGCTGGAATACTTCGACCCGGATCCGGAGGTGCAGAAGAAAAAGTTCGCCTTCAAGTGCCACCGCTCGAAGGAGAACAACGTCGAGCTAGTCTACCCGGTGAATGCGATCAGCTTCCACAACGGCTACAACACCTTCGCGACCGGTGGCTCCGACGGGTACGTGAACATTTGGGACGGATTCGAGAAGAAACGCCTGTGCCAGTTCCACCTCTATGACAGTTCGATTTCGAGTCTTTGCTTCAGCGACGATGGAAGTGCGCTGGCGATCGCCTGCTCGTACATGGACGAGGCGGAACAACCGCCAGAACCGTACCCGGATCCGACACTCTACGTGCGCTTCGTGAGCGAACAGGAGGCCAGACCGAAAAAGAGCTAA
- the LOC131288824 gene encoding uncharacterized protein LOC131288824 yields the protein MAIRMRPTVVLVMVVAIGCTGAQQPLGSTSSTARPLDGLSPPTPAGPIAPGERQFRVVYEWNVLDFAFPSEAERAHALYSGRYIPKNVLISDCKPYANRLYLTVPRMLPGVPATLGYIVRPENNGRTDPEIVPFPSWDMNERGNCSALQFVQGVAVDKHGIMWVVDSGRTETLTRGTDHVVCPPKILLLDLKRNGAVILRYQFPESVVPAGNNYLNKVVVDDAFGGFAYITDNSGADPGIVVFSRRLLKSWKVRENNSMRAARNAVRFAINGTELNYSIHIDSIALGPYYNPNVDEDRANGVHSDTLLNSQNYERNVYYSPLSSYHVYSLPASLLRDPEFNARATPQQVLEAVVDYGQKLSQTDGMFMDNQGVLYFGLLGENAIAKWDTYKPFTAKNQQIVAKDPTYIQWVDSMGIDHEGYLYVVVNRLHSFVAGRLNPAEVNFRVLRAKTGALSYVYTPDNLFNSDEKYLYAGANGEPFADNALNYQYEGTTPASSRLAAAGILGATGTAPPLGSSVGVAMLLSASMMAMACIWLKQNALVLGLTTTKGQYAPKQWGTDHVVCPPKILLLDLKRNGAVILRYQFPESVVPAGNNYLNKVVVDDAFGGFAYITDNSGADPGIVVFSRRLLKSWKVRENNSMRAARNAVRFAINGTELNYSIHIDSIALGPYYNPNVDEDRANGVHSDTLLNSQNYERNVYYSPLSSYHVYSLPASLLRDPEFNARATPQQVLEAVVDYGQKLSQTDGMFMDNQGVLYFGLLGENAIAKWDTYKPFTAKNQQIVAKDPTYIQWVDSMGIDHEGYLYVVVNRLHSFVAGRLNPAEVNFRVLRAKTGALSYVYTPDNLFNSDEKYLYAGANGEPFADNALNYQYEGTTPASSRLAAAGILGATGTAPPLGSSVGVAMLLSASMMAMVMMTSSFV from the exons ATGGCGATCCGAATGCGTCCGACGGTCGTGCTGGTGATGGTCGTCGCGATTGGCTGCACCGGTGCCCAGCAGCCGCTCGGTTCGACCAGCTCCACGGCCCGCCCCCTGGACGGTCTCAGCCCGCCGACACCCGCCGGCCCGATCGCACCGGGCGAGCGCCAGTTCCGGGTGGTGTACGAGTGGAACGTGCTCGACTTTGCGTTCCCCAGCGAGGCGGAACGGGCGCACGCCCTCTACAGTGGCCGCTACATCCCGAAGAATGTGCTCATCTCCGACTGCAAGCCGTACGCCAACCGGCTGTATCTGACCGTTCCCCGCATGCTGCCGGGTGTTCCGGCCACGCTGGGCTACATCGTGCGGCCGGAGAACAACGGACGCACCGATCCGGAGATCGTGCCCTTCCCGTCGTGGGACATGAACGAGCGGGGCAACTGTTCGGCGCTGCAGTTCGTGCAGGGCGTTGCCGTGGACAAGCACGGCATCATGTGGGTTGTCGATTCCGGTCGTACGGAAACTCTTACCAGAG GCACGGACCACGTGGTTTGCCCACCCAAAATCCTACTCCTGGACCTGAAACGTAACGGAGCGGTCATACTGCGCTACCAATTCCCCGAGTCGGTCGTCCCGGCTGGCAACAACTATCTCAACAAGGTCGTCGTGGACGACGCGTTCGGAGGCTTCGCCTACATCACCGACAACAGTGGCGCCGATCCGGGCATCGTGGTGTTCTCCCGGCGCCTGCTGAAGTCGTGGAAGGTGCGCGAGAACAACTCGATGCGTGCCGCTCGGAACGCGGTCCGTTTCGCCATCAACGGTACCGAGCTGAACTACTCCATCCACATCGACAGCATCGCCCTCGGGCCGTACTACAACCCCAACGTCGACGAGGACCGCGCCAACGGGGTCCACTCCGATACGCTGCTGAACAGTCAGAACTACGAGCGGAACGTGTACTACAGTCCGCTGTCGAGCTACCACGTCTACTCCCTGCCGGCGTCGCTGTTGCGCGACCCGGAGTTCAATGCACGCGCGACCCCGCAGCAGGTGCTCGAGGCGGTCGTCGACTACGGCCAGAAGCTGTCCCAGACGGACGGCATGTTCATGGACAACCAGGGCGTGCTGTACTTCGGGCTGCTCGGGGAGAACGCCATCGCCAAGTGGGACACGTACAAGCCGTTCACGGCGAAGAACCAGCAGATCGTGGCGAAGGACCCGACCTACATCCAGTGGGTCGACAGCATGGGCATCGACCACGAGGGCTACCTGTACGTGGTGGTCAACCGGCTGCACAGCTTCGTCGCCGGCCGGCTCAACCCGGCCGAGGTGAACTTCCGCGTGCTGCGCGCCAAAACGGGCGCCCTCAGCTACGTCTACACGCCGGACAACCTGTTCAACAGCGACGAGAAGTACCTGTACGCGGGTGCCAACGGAGAACCGTTCGCCGACAACGCGCTCAACTACCAGTACGAGGGTACCACACCGGCCTCAAGTCGGCTGGCGGCGGCTGGCATCCTCGGCGCAACCGGAACAGCTCCCCCGCTCGGAAGTAGCGTCGGTGTAGCGATGCTGCTGAGTGCGAGCatgatggcgatg GCCTGTATTTGGTTGAAGCAAAACGCACTTGTGCTGGGGctcaccacaacaaaggggcaatacgcaccaaaACAGTGGG GCACGGACCACGTGGTTTGCCCACCCAAAATCCTACTCCTGGACCTGAAACGTAACGGAGCGGTCATACTGCGCTACCAATTCCCCGAGTCGGTCGTCCCGGCTGGCAACAACTATCTCAACAAGGTCGTCGTGGACGACGCGTTCGGAGGCTTCGCCTACATCACCGACAACAGTGGCGCCGATCCGGGCATCGTGGTGTTCTCCCGGCGCCTGCTGAAGTCGTGGAAGGTGCGCGAGAACAACTCGATGCGTGCCGCTCGGAACGCGGTCCGTTTCGCCATCAACGGTACCGAGCTGAACTACTCCATCCACATCGACAGCATCGCCCTCGGGCCGTACTACAACCCCAACGTCGACGAGGACCGCGCCAACGGGGTCCACTCCGATACGCTGCTGAACAGTCAGAACTACGAGCGGAACGTGTACTACAGTCCGCTGTCGAGCTACCACGTCTACTCCCTGCCGGCGTCGCTGTTGCGCGACCCGGAGTTCAATGCACGCGCGACCCCGCAGCAGGTGCTCGAGGCGGTCGTCGACTACGGCCAGAAGCTGTCCCAGACGGACGGCATGTTCATGGACAACCAGGGCGTGCTGTACTTCGGGCTGCTCGGGGAGAACGCCATCGCCAAGTGGGACACGTACAAGCCGTTCACGGCGAAGAACCAGCAGATCGTGGCGAAGGACCCGACCTACATCCAGTGGGTCGACAGCATGGGCATCGACCACGAGGGCTACCTGTACGTGGTGGTCAACCGGCTGCACAGCTTCGTCGCCGGCCGGCTCAACCCGGCCGAGGTGAACTTCCGCGTGCTGCGCGCCAAAACGGGCGCCCTCAGCTACGTCTACACGCCGGACAACCTGTTCAACAGCGACGAGAAGTACCTGTACGCGGGTGCCAACGGAGAACCGTTCGCCGACAACGCGCTCAACTACCAGTACGAGGGTACCACACCGGCCTCAAGTCGGCTGGCGGCGGCTGGCATCCTCGGCGCAACCGGAACAGCTCCCCCGCTCGGAAGTAGCGTCGGTGTAGCGATGCTGCTGAGTGCGAGCatgatggcgatggtgatgatgactTCCAGCTTCGTCTAA